Part of the Streptomyces sp. WMMC500 genome is shown below.
GGAGGCGTCTGCTCGTCGGGTTCCGCGGGTTCCGTCACCCCGCCAGCGTACGGGGTGGCCCGCGGGGCGGGAGGGCCGGTTCCGCGTGGATCCGCAGGGATCCGCACGGGATCCGCAGGGAGGGGCCCGCCACATGCGGAACCCGCGGGCCCGAGGGCCCGCGGGTCCACCGCCTCAGGAAGCCGTTACCGGCTGAGACCTTGCTTCAGTGGTGCTCAGTGGTGCCGCAGTCGGTGACTCAGACATTGACGCCGAAGTCCTGCGCGATGCCGCGCAGCCCCGAGGCGTAGCCCTGGCCCACGGCACGGAACTTCCACTCGGCCCCGTTGCGGTACAGCTCGCCGAAGACCATGGCGGTCTCGGTCGAGGCGTCCTCGCTGAGGTCGTAGCGGGCGATCTCGTTGTTGTCGGCCTGGTTGACGACGCGGATGAACGCGTTGCGCACCTGGCCGAAGCTCTGCTGGCGGCTCTCCGCCTCGTAGATCGACACCGGGAAGCTGATCTTCTCGATCTCGGCGGGCACGCCCGCGAGGTTCACCTTCACCTGCTCGTCGTCACCCTCGCCCTCACCGGTGAGGTTGTCACCGGTGTGCTCGACGGAGCCGTCGGGGCTCTTGAGGTTGTTGAAGAAGATGAAGTGCTGGTCCGAGAGGACCTTCCCGTCGGCGCCGAGCAGCAGAGCGCTGGCGTCGAGGTCGAAGTCCGAGCCGGTGGTGGTGCGCACGTCCCAGCCGAGACCGACGATGACGGCCGTGAGACCCGGCGCCTCCTTCGTCAGCGAGACGTTTCCACCCTTAGCGAGGCTGACACCCATGACTTACCCTGCCCCAATCCGGCGCGGGCCGCGCCGCTTGACGAACATTGCTGGGCCCGGCCGACCGCGGCACCCATCGGTGCAACGAGCACCCCGGGACCCCGGTTCCCGCCAGCGTACGGCGACGAATCGGACCTCGTGCCCTCGGGTCTACCACCTTCGCCGATCGCCCCGGAACCCCCCGGGCGGCGCGTTACGCCGTCCGGGCGTTTCACGTGAAACCAGACCCGGGCCGCCCTCCGGCGGCCCACCGGTCCCCGCCAGCGTACGGCGACGAAACGACGGAAGGTGCCCGGTCCGGTGATCTGCGTCCCCGGGGTCGGGCACCTTCCGTCGGTGCTTCCGTGTGCGCGAGGGGGGAGTTGAACCCCCACGTCCTTTCGGACACTGGAACCTGAATCCAGCGCGTCTGCCTATTCCGCCACCCGCGCAAAGGGTGTGCCGTGCGCGGCCACAGGCCCGCCCCGGCGTCGTGCTGACGTCAGGAAGCCTAGCACGCAGTTCGGACCCGAATCACATCCGATTTGCCCGCACCCCGGCCGCTCGGGGCCGGTGGTGCGGGACACTGGGAGGAGCCGCCCGTACCATCCCAGTGGACGCCTGGGCGGACGGTGGCGGAGCAGAGCCGGACG
Proteins encoded:
- a CDS encoding TerD family protein, translating into MGVSLAKGGNVSLTKEAPGLTAVIVGLGWDVRTTTGSDFDLDASALLLGADGKVLSDQHFIFFNNLKSPDGSVEHTGDNLTGEGEGDDEQVKVNLAGVPAEIEKISFPVSIYEAESRQQSFGQVRNAFIRVVNQADNNEIARYDLSEDASTETAMVFGELYRNGAEWKFRAVGQGYASGLRGIAQDFGVNV